A segment of the Phorcysia thermohydrogeniphila genome:
GAAGTGCATTTTCGTCTTTTTCTCTCAGAAAATCGCAGAGGTTATCGGCAAACCGGTCTCTGATTTCAAAAAAGTTCACTTAAATCCCCTTTTTATCGTAGATTTAGGAGAGAAAAGAGGGGAACACCCCTCCCGAATTAGTTCTCAGAGCCGACGACTTCGTCGGGATGTGCAATTCTTCCGAGGACGGCAGAAGCTGCTGCAACGGCCGGGGAGGCAAGGTAAACTTCGCTCTCTGGGTGTCCCATCCTTCCAACGAAGTTCCTGTTTGTAGTTGCAACAGCCCTTTCACCCTTTGCAAGGATTCCCATGTGACCACCGAGGCAAGGACCACAGGTAGGTGTAGAGACCACGCACTCAGCTTCAAGGAAGATGTCAATGAGTCCTTCTTTTAGTGCCTGCCTGTAGATTTCCTGAGTTGCCGGAATGATGATACAGCGAACGTTGGGGTTAACCTTCTTTCCTTTTAAGATTTGAGCTGCAACCCTTAAGTCGCTTATCCTTCCGTTGGTGCAAGAGCCTATGACAACTTGGTCTATTGTAACGTGGGTAGCCTCTGTAACAGGTCTTGTGTTAGATGGAAGGTATGGGAAGGCTACCTGAGGCTCTATCTTGGAAACGTCTATCTCGTAGACCTCTGAGTACTCTGCATCCGGGTCAGATTTATAGAGCTTGTAAGGTCTCTTAGCCCTACCCTTCACGTACTCAAGGGTTTTCTCGTCCGGCTCAATGATACCGTTCTTTGCTCCGGCCTCTATCGCCATGTTGCAGATTGTAAAGCGGTCGTCCATAGGGAGCTCCCTTATGGCTTCACCCGTGTGCTCCATCGTCTTGTAGAGAGCTCCATCCACCCCTATCATTCCAATAACGTAGAGAATTATGTCCTTTCCGCTAACCCACTTTTGACGCTTTCCGTAGTAGATGAACTTCATCTGCTCAGGAACTTTAAACCAAACCTCCCCTGTAAGCCAAGCGTAGGCCATGTCGGTTGAACCTACACCCGTAGCGAAAGCGCCGAGAGCTCCGTAGGTACATGTGTGGGAGTCTGCACCGATAACTACGTCGCCGGGAACAACGATTCCCTGCTCAGGTAAAAGTGCGTGCTCTATACCGACCCTTCCTTCCGGCCAGAAGTGCTTAATACCGAACTCTTTTGCAAAGTCCCTCATCATCTTAACCTGCTCAGCCGCCTTTATATCCTTGGCCGGAACGAAGTGGTCTGGAACAAGGGCAATCCTTTCTCTGTCCCAAACTTTTTTCGCCCCAAGTGCCCTTACCTGCTTAATGGCAATAGGGGCAGTAACGTCGTTAGCAAGGGCAATGTCCACTTTACACATTATCAGCTCACCGGGATAGACCTCTTTCTTACCTGCGTGCTCTGCAAGTATCTTCTGGGTTATGGTCATTCCCATTTTTCTACTCCTTAGAGGGGTTTAGGTCTGCAAATTATAACAACAGCCTTAAAAGTCAAAGCCGTACTCGTCATCGTCAAAGTTAAACTCTTCTGAAGTCTCGTCAATTACCGGAGATTCATGCTCTTCCTGAATGGACTCTTGGGGGAGCTCCTCTTTAACAACCTTTTGAACTTCAGAGTCGTCAAGGTTCTCAAACCTCGTAAACTCCTTTATAAAGGCAAGCTTTACCGTTCCCGTTGGACCGTTTCTCTGCTTGGCGATGATTATCTCAGCTATACCCTCTTCCTCAGGGTCTGGATTCTTCTTGTAAACCTCCGGACGGTGGATAAACATCACAACGTCTGCATCTTGTTCAATACTTCCCGATTCTCTCAAATCTGAAAGCTGAGGTCTTTTATCTGCCCTATGCTCTACCTGACGGGAAAGCTGTGAAAGGGCTATTACGGGAACGTTCAGCTCCTTAGCTAAGGCCTTTAAGGAACGGGAAATCTCAGAAACTTCCTGCTGACGGCTCTCTGTCCTCCTAATACCTCTCATAAGCTGAAGGTAGTCAACGATTATAAGGTCTAACCCCCTTTCTGACTGGAGTCTCCTTGCCTTGGCCCTCATCTCAACGATTGAAATGCCGGGGGTGTCGTCTATGTAGAGGGGAGCTCCAGCTATCCTATCGGCAGATTCAACGAACTTATCAACCTCCTGAGGGAAGAGGAAACCTGAACGAATCTTGTAAAGGGGTATCTTTGAGTCCTGAGCTATTAGCCTCATAGCTATCTGTTCTTTTGACATCTCAAGGGAAAAGAAGGCAACGTTTTTCCCTTCCTTAACGGCTACGTTGTAGGCAATTGAGAGAGCAAGGGCGGTCTTACCCATAGAGGGACGGGCAGCGAGGATTATGAGGTCAGAGTCGTGAAGGCCGGAGGTCATCCTGTCAAGCTCTGTAAACCCGGTCGGGATACCGGTTACCATCTCCCGACGGGCAGCAAGCTCCTCAACTTTTTTAACGATTTCAGGAACAATATCGCCAACCGGAACGAGGGTATTGGTTATCCTCTCCTCAGATAGGGAAAAAACCTTTTTCTCTATGGAATCAATGAGAAGGTCGGGGTCTGGAGTCTCCTCAACTTTTTCGGTTATAAAGTTTGCTACCTCAAGGATTCTCCTTAAAAGAGCCTTGTCCTTTACTACCTTACACGCAGACTCAAACTTTTCGTAGCTATCTAAGGCAAACTCTATCACGTAGGCAAGGTGCTCTTCTCCTCCAACCTTTTCAAGGAGGTTCTTTTTAACGAGCTCATCCTTAAAGGATATCTCGTTTAGCTGAGCCTCCGTATACCCTTCAGCAACAAGGTCTCTTATAAAGCTAAAGAGAGCTCTATTCTCTTCCCTAAAAAAGTCCTCTGGCTGGAGGAGCTCTACGCCTCTAAAAACAAAAGAAGGTTGAACAATCATGCTCCCAAGAACCGAATACTCGGCCTCAAGATCAAATAGCTTGCTCATTAGAGTCCCCTCTCTGCAATTTCAACAGCCTTAAAGAGAGCTCTCGCCTTGTTTAGGGTCTCTTTCGCCTCAAGTTCGGGGATTGAATCTGCAACGATTCCAGCTCCAGCCTGAACGTAGACCTTGTTCCTCCTAACTATTGCTGTCCTTATGGCTATTGCTGTATCCATGTTCCCGTCAAAGGAAAAGTATCCAACAGCTCCGGCGTAGACTCCCCTCTCTGAAGGTTCCATCTCGTCTATGATTTCCATTGCCCTTACCTTTGGAGCTCCAGAAACCGTTCCGGCAGGAAAACAAGCCCTTAAAACGTCAAAGACGTCTTTATCCTCCCGGAGCTCCCCTACAACGTTTGAGACGATATGCATAACGTGGGAGTACCTCTCTATCACCATAAGGTCTGTAACCTTTACAGTTCCAATTGTTGCTACCCTTCCGACGTCGTTCCTTGCAAGGTCAACGAGCATTATGTGCTCTGCCCTCTCCTTTTCGTCTGAAAGGAGCTCCTCTTCAAGGGCTAAATCTTCTTCGTAAGTTCTTCCCCTTCTCCTCGTTCCTGCTATAGGCCTTGTCTCAATACGGCCGTCTTCAACCCTTACTAAAACTTCCGGAGATGCCCCAACTATCTGAAAGTCTCCATAGTCAAGGTAGTACATGTAGGGAGATGGGTTTATGTGGCGGAGAGCTCTGTAAAGTGTAAGTGAATCCCCGTAAAAGTACTTTTCAAAACGCCTTGAGAGGACAACCTGAATGATGTCTCCAGCCCTTATGTACTCCTTTGCCCTCTCAACCATCTCCATGAATTCACTATCGCTTATATTGGCCTTCCAATCTGAAAGTGAAGGGGAGGGAGTTGCTTCAGGGATAACGGGTGCTTCCCTTAACTTCCTCTCTATCTCCTCTAAAAGACTTAGAGCTCTCCTGTACTCGTTCTCAACCTCTCCCTTAGTTGTTATAACGTAGCTTAAGAGGGTAATTTTGTGGGTAACGTTGTCAAAGATTAGAAGAGCTGAAGGAAGGGAGAAAAACATGTCATAGAGGTAAGAGTCCTCCTTGTTCGGGTTAACGTTAACCCTTGGCTCAAAGAACTTTACGGCGTCGTAGGAAAGGTAACCGAAAAACCCTCCCCAGACACGGGGGAGCTCCACCGGCCTAAAAGGTTTAAAAGATTCATATACTTCCTTTAAAACCTCTAAGGGGTCGTTTTCAAAGGTCTTTACCTCTATACGTCCAAGGTTGTTAACTTCAACAAACCTTCCTTTGCTTTTAACAGAGACAAGCCTTCCTATTCCGATGATGGAAAACCTTCCCCACTTTTCGCCCCCCTCAACGCTTTCAAGGAGCATGTTAGCCCCAAGGGGACGTAGCTTAAAGAAGGCAGAAAGGGGAGTCTCAAGGTCTGCAAGTATCTCCTTATAAATGGGTATAAGGTTATAACCTTCTGATGCTAACTCCCTAACTCTATCAAGAGATACCATTTCCTCTCTCCACTAACTTTTTGGTCAAGTATAGCATCGGTTTCAGATAAAATTATGCAAAAGCTTTTCTTAAAGGCGGATAGTATGAAGGTAAGCGATTTTGACTACGAACTGCCAAAGGAGCTGATTGCAAAGTTTCCGGTAGAACCAAGGGACTCTGCAAGGTTAATGGTTCTACACAGAGACTCTGGGAAATTAGAACACAGAATCTTCAGGGATATAGTGGAGTACTTGAAAGAGGGAGACGTTCTCGTACTGAACGACACAAAAGTCATCCCTGCAAGGCTATTTGGAAGGCTTGAGACAGGTGGAAAGGTGGAGCTCCTCCTCGTCCGTCAGCCCCTCCCAAACCTCTGGGAAGTAATGGCAAAGCCTGCAAGGAAGCTAAAGGAAGGAAAGAGAATAATCTTTGACGAAGAGCTTGAAGGAATCGTTAAAGGTTACGCCGGAGAGGGAAGAAGGCTTGTAGAGTTCAAGGTAAAGGGCAACAAAGACTTTATGGAAAAGCTGGAAAAGGTAGGGCACATTCCACTACCTCCATACATAGAGAGGGAAGAAAGACCGGAAGACAGGGAAAAGTACCAGACAGTTTTCGCTCAAAAGCCGGGAGCTGTGGCAGCTCCGACGGCAGGATTGCACTTTACTGAGGAGCTCCTTGAAAAGCTAAGGGATAAAGGCGTTATAATCAAAACTGTAACCCTCCACGTTGGCCCCGGAACGTTTAAACCCGTCAAAGTGGAAAACGTTGAAGAACATCAGATGGACTACGAAACCTATAATGTCCCAGAAGAAACGGCTAAAGAAGTTAACAGAGCTAAAGACGAAGGAAGAAGGGTCATCGCCGTTGGAACAACTGTCGTAAGAACCCTTGAAAGCGCCGCAGACGAAAGCGGTAGAGTAAAGTCCGGGGAAGGCTCAACTAACTTATTTATATACCCCGGTT
Coding sequences within it:
- the queA gene encoding tRNA preQ1(34) S-adenosylmethionine ribosyltransferase-isomerase QueA, with translation MKVSDFDYELPKELIAKFPVEPRDSARLMVLHRDSGKLEHRIFRDIVEYLKEGDVLVLNDTKVIPARLFGRLETGGKVELLLVRQPLPNLWEVMAKPARKLKEGKRIIFDEELEGIVKGYAGEGRRLVEFKVKGNKDFMEKLEKVGHIPLPPYIEREERPEDREKYQTVFAQKPGAVAAPTAGLHFTEELLEKLRDKGVIIKTVTLHVGPGTFKPVKVENVEEHQMDYETYNVPEETAKEVNRAKDEGRRVIAVGTTVVRTLESAADESGRVKSGEGSTNLFIYPGYRFKVIDALITNFHLPRSTLLMLVSAFAGRERILNAYREAVKEGYRFYSYGDAMLIL
- the leuC gene encoding 3-isopropylmalate dehydratase large subunit encodes the protein MGMTITQKILAEHAGKKEVYPGELIMCKVDIALANDVTAPIAIKQVRALGAKKVWDRERIALVPDHFVPAKDIKAAEQVKMMRDFAKEFGIKHFWPEGRVGIEHALLPEQGIVVPGDVVIGADSHTCTYGALGAFATGVGSTDMAYAWLTGEVWFKVPEQMKFIYYGKRQKWVSGKDIILYVIGMIGVDGALYKTMEHTGEAIRELPMDDRFTICNMAIEAGAKNGIIEPDEKTLEYVKGRAKRPYKLYKSDPDAEYSEVYEIDVSKIEPQVAFPYLPSNTRPVTEATHVTIDQVVIGSCTNGRISDLRVAAQILKGKKVNPNVRCIIIPATQEIYRQALKEGLIDIFLEAECVVSTPTCGPCLGGHMGILAKGERAVATTNRNFVGRMGHPESEVYLASPAVAAASAVLGRIAHPDEVVGSEN
- the dnaB gene encoding replicative DNA helicase encodes the protein MSKLFDLEAEYSVLGSMIVQPSFVFRGVELLQPEDFFREENRALFSFIRDLVAEGYTEAQLNEISFKDELVKKNLLEKVGGEEHLAYVIEFALDSYEKFESACKVVKDKALLRRILEVANFITEKVEETPDPDLLIDSIEKKVFSLSEERITNTLVPVGDIVPEIVKKVEELAARREMVTGIPTGFTELDRMTSGLHDSDLIILAARPSMGKTALALSIAYNVAVKEGKNVAFFSLEMSKEQIAMRLIAQDSKIPLYKIRSGFLFPQEVDKFVESADRIAGAPLYIDDTPGISIVEMRAKARRLQSERGLDLIIVDYLQLMRGIRRTESRQQEVSEISRSLKALAKELNVPVIALSQLSRQVEHRADKRPQLSDLRESGSIEQDADVVMFIHRPEVYKKNPDPEEEGIAEIIIAKQRNGPTGTVKLAFIKEFTRFENLDDSEVQKVVKEELPQESIQEEHESPVIDETSEEFNFDDDEYGFDF
- the trpE gene encoding anthranilate synthase component I, with translation MVSLDRVRELASEGYNLIPIYKEILADLETPLSAFFKLRPLGANMLLESVEGGEKWGRFSIIGIGRLVSVKSKGRFVEVNNLGRIEVKTFENDPLEVLKEVYESFKPFRPVELPRVWGGFFGYLSYDAVKFFEPRVNVNPNKEDSYLYDMFFSLPSALLIFDNVTHKITLLSYVITTKGEVENEYRRALSLLEEIERKLREAPVIPEATPSPSLSDWKANISDSEFMEMVERAKEYIRAGDIIQVVLSRRFEKYFYGDSLTLYRALRHINPSPYMYYLDYGDFQIVGASPEVLVRVEDGRIETRPIAGTRRRGRTYEEDLALEEELLSDEKERAEHIMLVDLARNDVGRVATIGTVKVTDLMVIERYSHVMHIVSNVVGELREDKDVFDVLRACFPAGTVSGAPKVRAMEIIDEMEPSERGVYAGAVGYFSFDGNMDTAIAIRTAIVRRNKVYVQAGAGIVADSIPELEAKETLNKARALFKAVEIAERGL